From the genome of Ignavibacteriales bacterium, one region includes:
- a CDS encoding cation transporter, protein MIISNPKPELQSYSSDFKKLLTFVIVLSLITIFYNIAEGVVSIIFGLDDETLALFGFGLDSFVEVISGIGIFHLIIRMKRNPVERRDNFERTALKVTGYSFYILAAGLVVASILLIKNNIKPETTTVGIVISIISIITMYALIYYKLKVGNKLNSDAIIADANCTKTCFYLSFILLASSLSYEILKIGYLDIAGSLGVAYFAFKEGKEAIKKSKSEKLSCSCKDDCH, encoded by the coding sequence ATGATTATCTCAAATCCAAAACCAGAATTACAAAGTTATTCTTCTGATTTTAAAAAACTATTAACATTCGTGATTGTTCTAAGCTTAATAACCATATTCTATAATATTGCAGAAGGTGTTGTTTCTATTATATTTGGTTTGGATGATGAAACTCTTGCCTTATTTGGATTTGGATTAGACAGCTTTGTTGAAGTGATTTCCGGAATTGGAATTTTTCATTTGATTATTAGAATGAAACGAAATCCGGTTGAACGAAGGGACAATTTTGAACGAACAGCTTTAAAAGTAACAGGCTATAGTTTTTATATTCTTGCAGCGGGACTTGTAGTTGCTTCAATATTATTAATTAAAAACAATATAAAACCAGAAACTACTACTGTTGGAATTGTTATTTCCATAATTTCAATAATCACAATGTATGCACTTATCTATTATAAATTAAAAGTAGGAAATAAATTAAACTCCGATGCGATAATTGCTGATGCTAACTGCACAAAAACTTGTTTTTACCTGTCATTTATATTATTGGCTTCAAGTTTAAGTTATGAGATTTTAAAGATAGGATATTTGGATATCGCAGGCTCGCTTGGAGTTGCGTACTTTGCTTTTAAAGAAGGAAAAGAAGCCATTAAAAAATCTAAAAGCGAAAAACTATCTTGTTCCTGTAAAGACGATTGCCATTAG